One window of Triticum dicoccoides isolate Atlit2015 ecotype Zavitan chromosome 5A, WEW_v2.0, whole genome shotgun sequence genomic DNA carries:
- the LOC119297490 gene encoding BTB/POZ domain-containing protein At1g55760-like, with translation MSRPVPRNDVEIEGRFVLLELGPHEQTKRSRKEFSVGKRRWQLSAVRVDEHTSVTLSTSSLFWDKCLASVTLKLVLFPENQPVLIHNRQEVDLPLNGPHTWTVTDGCKSTRCLVEIEFRNITEYGKTESFLRSTQMRTASVEQAQSGVARMLREGILTDITVNTAGGSMRAHRAVLAARSPVFLSMFSHNLREKELSTVDISDMSMDACKALVRYLYGDARSEWELLEHRSELVAAGDKYGIANLKKACEESLREDVGVENVLDRLQMAHTYSLPALKRTCVRLLVDFGKMYEIPEDFEAFMAAADQDLADEIRSTAILRGRKLAAKEKKPAAKKTRRPSVRKSPPSKASGSSIPARRSKVPTSTPKLDASNTAGGKRGRRRKSTPSQDSDGGAPDKRARRLNVRLAGDEWAK, from the exons ATGTCGAGACCGGTCCCGAGGAACGACGTGGAGATCGAAGGAAGATTCGTGCTGCTGGAGCTCGGACCCCATGAGCAAACCAAGAGATCCAGGAAAGAGTTCTCTGTCGGGAAACGGAGATG GCAACTGTCTGCGGTCCGAGTCGACGAGCATACTTCGGTGACGCTTTCGACATCTTCACTGTTTTGGGACAAATGCTTGGCTTCCGTTACCCTAAAACTGGTGCTCTTTCCTGAAAATCAACCGGTGCTAATTCATAATCGTCAAg AAGTTGACCTACCTCTCAATGGTCCTCATACATGGACAGTGACAGATGGATGTAAATCTACAAGATGCTTGGTTGAGATCGAGTTTCGCAACATTACTGAG TATGGCAAAACAGAATCCTTTTTGCGCTCTACACAAATGAGGACGGCGTCAGTGGAGCAAGCCCAGTCTGGCGTCGCGCGCATGCTGCGAGAAGGCATCCTCACCGACATCACCGTCAACACGGCCGGCGGCAGCATGAGGGCCCACCGCGCCGTCCTGGCCGCGCGGTCGCCGGTGTTCCTGAGCATGTTCTCGCACAACCTCAGGGAGAAGGAGCTCTCCACGGTGGACATCTCCGACATGTCCATGGACGCGTGCAAGGCCCTGGTCCGCTACCTCTACGGCGACGCCAGGTCCGAGTGGGAGCTGCTGGAGCACCGGAGCGAGCTCGTCGCCGCCGGCGACAAGTACGGCATCGCCAACCTGAAGAAGGCCTGCGAGGAGAGCCTGAGGGAGGACGTGGGCGTGGAGAACGTGCTGGACAGGCTGCAGATGGCGCACACCTACAGCCTGCCGGCGCTCAAGCGGACGTGCGTCAGGCTGCTCGTGGACTTCGGGAAGATGTACGAGATCCCCGAGGACTTCGAGGCGTTCATGGCGGCGGCAGACCAGGACCTTGCTGACGAGATCCGCTCGACCGCAATTCTCAGAGGGAGAAAGCTCGCGGCCAAGGAGAAGAAACCTGCAGCTAAAAAGACTCGGCGCCCCAGTGTGAGGAAGTCTCCGCCTAGCAAGGCTTCAGGCAGCAGCATTCCGGCTAGGAGGTCCAAAGTCCCGACGTCCACGCCTAAGCTGGATGCGAGCAACACCGCGGGAGGTAAACGGGGTCGCCGGCGGAAGTCCACGCCAAGCCAGGATTCCGATGGCGGCGCTCCGGATAAACGAGCCCGGCGGCTCAATGTCCGGCTTGCAGGCGACGAGTGGGCCAAGTGA